Proteins from a single region of Xenopus laevis strain J_2021 chromosome 9_10S, Xenopus_laevis_v10.1, whole genome shotgun sequence:
- the rps21.S gene encoding 40S ribosomal protein S21: MQNDAGEFVDLYVPRKCSASNRIIGAKDHASIQINIAEVDKVTGRFNSQYKTYAICGAIRRMGESDDSIMRLAKNDGIVSKNF; this comes from the exons ATGCAGAAcgacgctggtgaatttgtggATCTCTACGTCCCCCGTAAATG CTCAGCGAGCAACAGAATCATTGGGGCCAAGGACCATGCCTCCATTCAGATTAACATCGCTGAG GTCGACAAAGTGACAGGCAGATTCAACAGTCAGTACAAGACCTATGCTATCTGCGGGGCCATTCGTAGGATG GGTGAATCCGATGACTCTATCATGAGACTGGCAAAAAATGATGGTATTGTTTCAAA gaacttctga